A genomic window from Zalophus californianus isolate mZalCal1 chromosome 13, mZalCal1.pri.v2, whole genome shotgun sequence includes:
- the FAM205C gene encoding protein FAM205C codes for MLTLTFLLWDVGYSLYTYGSIIIIALIIWQVKKSHQELRLGPNRSSCRHHRRVKQRAKDRTSRARRFCQEEAEKPWELLSIMKSQGWLPKEGSVRWLLCADSTCPICSAVALEIQQLLTSENTLISPPSSGPSQGSSCLEILSKSSLPLEQSQGSLHSKDLSLPSVTPTKLQLTDQKSLTQSAAQSTNISIQDHQAEHLQRRKAFQVPDVSRDAGDLSSSSEAPRIPGNQQDKRKSHSECVLEKQEAAEAGLGNKVKHFPHWINPKMKGQGHKESILLSKDETMPKTMTKKVEKTPPPHQTPCERSQVEEENRGGGHDLL; via the exons ATGTTGACCCTTACCTTTCTTCTGTGGGATGTTGGATATTCCTTATACACTTATGGCTCCATCATCATTATTGCATTAATTATTTGGCAAGTGAAAAAGAGCCACCAAGAATTAAGGTTGGGACCTAACAGGAGCTCTTGCCGG cATCACAGGAGAGTCAAACAAAGGGCTAAAGATAGAACATCAAGAG CTAGGAGGTTTTGCCAGGAAGAAGCTGAGAAGCCGTGGGAGCTGCTCTCTATCATGAAAAG ccAGGGCTGGCTTCCTAAGGAGGGAAGTGTGAGGTGGCTCCTGTGTGCAGATTCCACCTGCCCCATCTGCAGTGCTGTGGCTCTGGAAATTCAGCAGTTGCTGACGAGTGAGAACAccctgatttctcccccttcatcgGGACCATCGCAGGGCTCCTCTTGCCTAGAGATTTTGTCCAAGTCTAGTCTCCCTTTGGAGCAGAGTCAGGGTTCCCTGCACTCCAAAGATCTTTCACTTCCATCTGTAACCCCCACAAAGTTACAGTTAACGGATCAGAAATCCTTAACACAGTCAGCTGCCCAGTCAACCAATATCAGCATCCAAGATCACCAGGCTGAACACCTTCAGCGAAGGAAGGCATTTCAAGTGCCAGATGTGTCCAGGGATGCAGGAGATCTTTCTTCTTCAAGTGAGGCGCCTAGGATTCCCGGGAATCAGCAGGACAAGAGGAAGAGCCACTCGGAATGTGTGCTGGAGAAACAAG AAGCTGCAGAAGCTGGCTTAGGAAATAAGGTGAAGCACTTTCCACACTGGATTAACCCCAAGATGAAAGGTCAAGGGCATAAAGAATCCATTCTCCTCTCTAAGGATGAGACAATGCCCAAAACCATGACAAAAAAGGTTGAGAAgactccacccccccaccaaacACCCTGTGAGAGGAGCCaagttgaagaagaaaacagaggaggaggGCATGACCTTCTTTGA